The Legionella spiritensis DNA segment TTTTATTTATGGCGATTACATGACCAATAAGGGGCTCCAGAACGTTAGGCATGGCCACGTCCGGAATTAAAAGATTATTCGCTCCGAATGGCCTGGATGGATCCGCATAAAAACTTTTCAGATACGTATAAATCCAGGGCGCGCCGCGCACTCGGGCCGTCAAGGATAAGTCAGGAGGAACAACACCAAACCATTGGATGGCGTCCTCAGGCGGCATACTGATTTGAATGGGATCCACAATTTTGGATTTTGTGAACACCAGATTATTGAATAATAAATCCTGATCCACCTCACCATCAAACGTTGTAACTCCCAAATCTTTAGCCATGCGGTTATATCGCAAATATTTTAATGAGTGGCATCCTGAGCAATAATTCATGAAAATTTTTGCGCCGCGCTGCAGTTTGGCCTTGTTATGCAAATCAATGTTAACGCTTTGCAATGGCGTTTCGTTACCTATTGAGGCATAACTCAACGAAGCCAGGAGCAATCCTGCAAGAAAAATCAATAATCGTTTCATGCACATTCCTCTATTCTTTCAGGAACTTTTTTATGTGGTTCCAATCGGGTATAAAAGGGCATTAACAGGAAATATGCAAAATAAATGATGGTACCAATTTGAGCTATCAATTGCCTTGCCGGTGTCACAATCACTGTCCCCAGGTAACCCAGAACACCGAAACTGATAACAAACAAGGCCAGTGCGATACGTGAAATAATTCCCTTGTAACGCATGGAGCGAACAGGACTTCGATCCAGCCAGGGCAGAAAAAAGAGTATCAAAATAGCAGCCCCCATCACGATAATTCCGGTCAACTTGTGCGGGATAGCTCGTAACATGCAATAAAAAGGGGTCAGATACCAGA contains these protein-coding regions:
- a CDS encoding cytochrome c1, which codes for MCMKRLLIFLAGLLLASLSYASIGNETPLQSVNIDLHNKAKLQRGAKIFMNYCSGCHSLKYLRYNRMAKDLGVTTFDGEVDQDLLFNNLVFTKSKIVDPIQISMPPEDAIQWFGVVPPDLSLTARVRGAPWIYTYLKSFYADPSRPFGANNLLIPDVAMPNVLEPLIGHVIAINKKDKQHDEDISHLVLVERGRMNQHEFDSAMEDLVNFLVYVAEPVKLVRYRIGIGVLIFLGIFLIVAYQLKKTYWRRLH